One genomic segment of Falco peregrinus isolate bFalPer1 chromosome 7, bFalPer1.pri, whole genome shotgun sequence includes these proteins:
- the GPR6 gene encoding G-protein coupled receptor 6, with product MEAAAALNESGAAAPRLPAGGGGGNASLELSSRPPAPAALNPWDVMLCVSGTAIACENALVVAIICYSPALRTPMFVLVGSLATADLLAGLGLILNFVFQYVIRSETVSLLTVGFLVASFAASVSSLLAITVDRYLSLYNALTYYSERTVLCIHTMLAGAWGVSLCLGLLPVLGWNCLHDRAACSVVRPLTKSNVTLLSASFFLIFLIMLHLYIEICKIVCRHAHQIALQQHFLTASHYVATKKGVSTLAIILGTFGASWLPFAIYCVVGNPDYPSVYTYATLLPATYNSMINPIIYAYRNQEIQRSMWVLFCTCFQAKVSFRSRSPSDV from the coding sequence ATGGAGGCAGCGGCCGCCCTGAACGAAAGCGGAGCTGCAGCCCCGCGGCtgccggccggcggcggcggcggcaacGCCTCGCTGGAGCTGTCGTCgcggccccccgcgcccgccgccctcAACCCCTGGGACGTGATGCTCTGCGTCTCCGGCACCGCCATCGCCTGCGAGAACGCCCTGGTGGTGGCCATCATCTGCTACTCGCCCGCCCTGCGCACCCCCATGTTCGTGCTGGTGGGCAGCCTGGCCACGGCTGACCTCCTGGCCGGCCTCGGCCTCATCCTCAACTTCGTTTTCCAGTACGTGATCCGCTCCGAGACGGTCAGCCTGCTGACGGTGGGCTTCCTCGTCGCCTCCTTCGCTGCCTCCGTGAGTAGCTTGCTGGCCATCACGGTCGACCGCTACCTCTCCCTCTACAACGCCCTCACCTACTACTCGGAGAGGACGGTGCTGTGCATCCACACCATGCTGGCGGGAGCCTGGGGGGTCTCcctctgcctggggctgctgcccgTCCTGGGCTGGAACTGCCTCCATGACCGTGCCGCCTGCAGCGTCGTCAGACCCTTGACCAAGAGCAACGTGACGCTGCTGTCCgcctctttctttctcattttcctcatCATGCTCCATCTCTACATCGAGATCTGCAAGATCGTTTGCAGGCATGCCCACCAGATCGCTCTCCAGCAGCACTTTCTGACTGCTTCGCACTATGTCGCCACCAAAAAAGGAGTCTCTACCCTCGCTATAATCCTCGGGACATTCGGAGCCAGCTGGCTGCCGTTTGCCATCTACTGTGTAGTGGGCAACCCCGACTACCCTTCCGTGTACACGTATGCCACGCTTCTACCTGCTACCTACAACTCCATGATCAACCCCATCATTTATGCCTACAGAAACCAGGAAATCCAGAGGTCCATGTGGGTGCTCTTCTGCACCTGCTTTCAGGCTAAAGTGTCCTTTCGCTCCCGGTCCCCCAGTGACGTCTGA